One Vicia villosa cultivar HV-30 ecotype Madison, WI unplaced genomic scaffold, Vvil1.0 ctg.003869F_1_1, whole genome shotgun sequence genomic window carries:
- the LOC131641597 gene encoding putative ATP synthase protein YMF19 → MPQLDKFTYFTQFFWSCLFLFTFYIPICNDGDGVLGISRILKLRNQLVSNRGNKIRSNEPNNLEDIFRKGFSNGVSYMYSSLFEVSQWCNAVDLLGNRRKITFISCFGELSVSRGMERNILYLISKSSYGASSSNPGWVITCRNDIMLIHVPHGQGRIKK, encoded by the coding sequence ATGCCTCAACTGGATAAATTCACTTATTTCACACAATTCTTCTGGTCATGCCTTTTCCTCTTTACTTTCTATATTCCCATATGCAATGATGGAGATGGAGTACTTGGGATCAGCAGAATTCTAAAACTACGGAACCAACTGGTTTCAAACCGGGGGAACAAAATCCGGAGCAACGAACCCAACAATTTGGAAGATATCTTTAGAAAAGGTTTTAGCAACGGTGTATCCTATATGTACTCAAGTTTATTCGAAGTATCCCAATGGTGTAACGCTGTCGACTTATTGGGAAATAGGAGGAAAATAACTTTTATCTCTTGTTTCGGAGAATTAAGTGTCTCACGAGGAATGGAAAGAAACATCTTATATTTGATCTCGAAGTCCTCATATGGCgcttcttcttcaaatcctggATGGGTGATCACTTGTAGGAATGACATAATGCTAATCCATGTTCCACACGGCCAAGGAAGAATCAAAAAATAA